A single genomic interval of Terriglobus albidus harbors:
- a CDS encoding efflux RND transporter permease subunit: MWIVRLALRRPYTFVVMSVLILVLGIVSIATMSIDIFPTIDIPVVTVIWQYNGTSPDEMEKRFTTVSERSMTTTVNDIEHIESQSVNGISIIKIFFQPGAKIESAVAQIAAGSQAILRIMPPGTQAPFILRYSASNVPILQLGLSSDRLTEADLNDIGLNFLRTQLATVQGAQVPAPYGGKARSIMVDLDLPALFSKGLSPTDVVNSLTAQNLILPAGDVKVGTTDYIVRTNASPLVLDQLNDIPIRQINGATIHMRDVAFVHNGSPIQQNIVRLNGKRAALITVLKSTNSSTLDIIKRVKETLPRIIANLPPPPPDVIPLLDQSLFVRAALEGVVKEAAIAASLTALMILLFLGSWRSTIIVAISIPLSILVSIIILNMFGETLNTMTLGGLGLAVGILVDDATVEIENIHRNLGLGKEIEPAILDGAAQIAVPAFVSTLAICIVFVPVAFLSGAAKSLFTPLGMAVVFAMLASYLLSRTLVPTMVKFLLASEVDMYQQLEEGGHHNVANAGLIWRIHFRFNDFFERLRSRYHALLDWTLAHPKFTLGSFALFIAGTLCLIPFIGEDFFPQVDAGTFRLHVRAAPGTRIEEVEQVFAKVESTIREVIPPDELNTVLDDIGIPSGGFNLAFGDSSLTDVQDGEIIVSMKEDHRPTAEYRQKLRKVLRERFPDTVFYFQASDIVNQILNFGLPSPIDVQISGRQTLPNYEIAQKMRAEIAKIPGAVDVHVHQVLYSPQLLVNVDRTRAQNLGMTEANVANSMLFALSGSGTAQPNYWLNPQNGVNYIVQVQVPQHQLDSIDTLRRMPITSGSGTVAPQLLSNLATFQHGSSPAITNHYNVQPVFDVFATTEGRDLGGVEKEIDKIIEKYQKLAPPGATITVRGQVKSMHDSFVGLGLGMFFAVLLVYLLMVVNFQSWLDPFIILMALPGAACGILWMLFVTGTTFSVPSLMGAIMCVGVATANSILMVTFANDQRRAGMNAIQAASSAGFTRLRPVMMTALAMIIGMLPMSLGMGEGGEQNAPLGRAVIGGLLVATFTTLLVVPIFYSLLRKQEIKELHAEEIPE; the protein is encoded by the coding sequence ATGTGGATTGTCCGTCTAGCCCTGCGTCGCCCCTACACCTTCGTGGTGATGTCTGTGTTGATCCTTGTGCTGGGCATCGTCAGCATCGCGACCATGAGCATCGATATCTTTCCCACGATCGATATCCCGGTCGTGACGGTCATCTGGCAGTACAACGGGACCAGTCCGGACGAGATGGAAAAACGCTTCACCACCGTCTCCGAGCGCAGTATGACCACTACCGTCAACGACATCGAACACATCGAGTCGCAATCGGTGAACGGCATCTCCATCATCAAGATCTTCTTCCAGCCGGGAGCGAAGATCGAGTCTGCCGTAGCGCAGATCGCCGCCGGCAGCCAGGCCATCCTCCGTATCATGCCTCCGGGAACCCAGGCGCCGTTCATCCTGCGCTACTCGGCCTCGAATGTCCCCATTCTTCAGCTCGGCCTCTCCTCGGATCGCCTCACGGAAGCCGACCTGAACGACATCGGCCTGAACTTCCTGCGTACGCAGCTTGCCACGGTGCAGGGCGCCCAGGTGCCTGCCCCCTACGGCGGAAAAGCCCGCAGCATCATGGTCGACCTGGATCTGCCGGCTCTCTTCTCCAAGGGCCTCTCGCCGACCGATGTCGTAAACTCGCTGACCGCGCAAAACCTGATTCTGCCCGCGGGCGACGTCAAAGTGGGCACCACCGACTACATCGTGCGCACCAACGCCAGCCCTCTGGTATTGGATCAGTTGAATGACATCCCCATCCGTCAGATCAATGGAGCCACAATTCACATGCGTGATGTGGCCTTTGTCCACAACGGATCGCCCATCCAGCAGAACATCGTTCGGCTCAACGGCAAACGCGCAGCGCTCATCACCGTACTGAAGTCCACCAACTCCTCTACGCTCGACATCATCAAGCGCGTGAAGGAGACCCTGCCGCGCATCATCGCCAACCTTCCACCGCCACCTCCGGACGTCATTCCGCTGCTCGATCAGTCTCTGTTTGTCCGGGCCGCCCTGGAAGGTGTCGTCAAGGAAGCCGCCATCGCCGCCAGCCTGACCGCGCTGATGATTCTGCTCTTCCTTGGAAGCTGGCGCTCGACAATCATCGTCGCCATCTCGATTCCTCTCTCGATCCTGGTTTCCATCATCATCCTCAACATGTTCGGTGAGACCCTGAACACCATGACCCTCGGCGGCCTTGGCCTCGCCGTCGGCATCCTGGTCGATGACGCCACCGTCGAGATCGAGAACATCCATCGCAACCTGGGCTTAGGCAAGGAGATCGAGCCCGCCATCCTGGACGGTGCCGCCCAGATCGCGGTTCCCGCCTTTGTCTCCACCCTGGCGATCTGCATCGTCTTCGTCCCCGTAGCCTTCCTCTCCGGAGCGGCCAAGTCGCTCTTCACGCCGCTGGGCATGGCCGTGGTCTTCGCCATGCTGGCCTCCTACCTGCTCTCCCGTACGCTGGTTCCCACCATGGTGAAGTTCCTCCTCGCCTCCGAGGTGGATATGTACCAGCAGTTGGAAGAGGGAGGCCATCACAACGTCGCAAACGCGGGCCTGATCTGGCGCATCCACTTCCGCTTCAATGACTTCTTTGAGCGCCTGCGCTCCCGCTACCATGCACTGCTGGACTGGACACTGGCGCACCCGAAGTTCACGCTGGGGTCGTTCGCGCTCTTCATCGCCGGGACCCTCTGCCTTATCCCCTTCATCGGAGAAGACTTCTTCCCGCAGGTCGATGCCGGCACCTTCCGCCTGCACGTCCGTGCAGCTCCCGGAACCCGCATTGAAGAGGTAGAGCAGGTCTTCGCCAAGGTAGAAAGCACGATTCGCGAGGTCATTCCTCCGGACGAGTTGAACACCGTTCTCGACGACATCGGTATCCCCAGCGGCGGCTTCAATCTCGCTTTCGGCGACAGCTCGCTTACCGATGTGCAGGACGGCGAGATCATCGTCTCCATGAAGGAAGACCACCGGCCCACGGCCGAGTACCGGCAGAAGCTTCGCAAGGTGTTGCGCGAACGCTTCCCCGATACGGTCTTCTACTTTCAGGCCTCCGACATCGTCAACCAGATCCTGAACTTCGGCCTTCCTTCCCCCATCGACGTTCAGATCAGCGGCCGGCAGACGCTGCCCAACTACGAGATCGCCCAGAAGATGCGTGCCGAGATCGCGAAGATCCCGGGCGCGGTGGATGTCCACGTCCACCAGGTTCTCTACTCTCCGCAGTTGCTGGTCAACGTCGACCGCACCCGCGCACAGAACCTGGGCATGACCGAAGCGAACGTCGCCAACAGCATGCTCTTCGCCCTCTCCGGCTCCGGTACGGCACAGCCGAACTACTGGCTGAATCCGCAGAACGGCGTGAACTACATCGTCCAGGTACAGGTTCCACAGCACCAGCTCGACTCGATCGACACGCTGAGGAGAATGCCCATCACCTCCGGCTCCGGGACGGTTGCTCCGCAGCTACTCTCCAATCTTGCGACCTTCCAGCATGGGTCAAGCCCGGCCATCACCAACCACTACAACGTACAGCCGGTCTTTGACGTATTCGCCACGACGGAGGGCCGCGATCTCGGCGGCGTAGAGAAAGAGATCGACAAGATCATCGAGAAGTACCAGAAGCTCGCTCCCCCAGGAGCCACTATCACTGTCCGGGGGCAGGTCAAGAGCATGCACGACTCTTTCGTCGGTCTCGGTCTCGGCATGTTCTTCGCCGTACTTCTGGTCTACCTGCTGATGGTCGTTAACTTCCAGAGCTGGCTTGATCCCTTTATCATCCTGATGGCGCTGCCTGGCGCCGCCTGCGGCATCCTGTGGATGCTCTTCGTTACCGGCACCACCTTCAGCGTCCCTTCGCTGATGGGCGCCATCATGTGCGTTGGCGTAGCAACCGCCAATTCCATCCTGATGGTGACTTTTGCCAACGATCAACGCCGTGCCGGCATGAACGCCATCCAGGCCGCAAGCTCCGCAGGCTTCACCCGCCTTCGTCCCGTCATGATGACGGCCCTGGCGATGATCATCGGTATGCTGCCCATGTCGCTGGGCATGGGCGAGGGCGGTGAACAGAATGCCCCTCTCGGCCGCGCCGTCATCGGCGGCCTGTTGGTGGCCACCTTCACCACCCTGCTGGTCGTTCCCATCTTCTACAGCCTGCTGCGCAAGCAGGAGATCAAAGAACTGCACGCCGAAGAGATTCCGGAGTAA
- a CDS encoding SDR family NAD(P)-dependent oxidoreductase has product MQPVRGNIVFITGASSGIGAATALTFAQQGARLLLCARRIQRLEAMREELLSAGAEAIHLFQLDVRDRAAVNQAIADLPDEWTAVDILVNNAGLARGMGKMHENDPDDWDEMIDTNVKGLLYVTRAIVPGMVARKRGHVVNMGSTATYNTYANGGVYCASKAAEKSISEGLKIDLLGTPVRVTTIDPGMVETEFSKVRFHGDEATAAKVYQNITPLTGEDIADAILWAVTRPAHVNIHTIVLTTIDQGNAYYFHRHTGATTR; this is encoded by the coding sequence ATGCAGCCCGTTCGCGGAAACATTGTCTTCATTACCGGCGCCAGCTCAGGCATCGGCGCAGCCACCGCCCTTACCTTCGCCCAGCAGGGAGCGCGCCTGCTGCTCTGCGCCCGCCGCATCCAGCGCCTGGAAGCCATGCGTGAAGAGCTGCTCTCCGCCGGAGCAGAAGCGATTCATCTCTTTCAGCTTGATGTCCGCGACCGCGCCGCGGTCAACCAGGCAATCGCGGATCTGCCCGACGAGTGGACCGCCGTTGACATCCTGGTCAACAACGCCGGCCTCGCCCGCGGTATGGGGAAGATGCACGAAAACGACCCAGACGACTGGGACGAGATGATCGATACCAACGTGAAGGGCCTTCTCTACGTCACCAGGGCGATTGTCCCCGGCATGGTGGCGCGGAAACGCGGCCACGTCGTCAATATGGGGTCGACCGCCACCTACAACACCTATGCCAACGGCGGCGTGTACTGCGCCAGCAAGGCGGCTGAAAAGTCGATTTCAGAGGGATTGAAGATCGATCTGCTGGGAACCCCGGTCCGCGTTACCACCATCGATCCGGGCATGGTGGAAACTGAGTTCAGCAAAGTGCGTTTCCATGGGGATGAGGCAACGGCGGCCAAGGTCTACCAGAACATCACGCCGCTCACAGGCGAAGATATCGCCGACGCCATTCTGTGGGCGGTCACACGGCCGGCACACGTCAACATTCATACCATTGTGCTGACCACCATCGACCAGGGCAACGCCTACTATTTCCACCGTCACACCGGCGCCACCACCCGATAG
- a CDS encoding OmpA family protein encodes MYVIYRYTFYPILLAAASLPLAATAQEPNPTNTSAAQQSRPPAGAHLEGEYNGVPLYRVTVVQRDLDAVNYMHRSGSTTLELMGTPLLANAKGKAVVKSDKGRMTVDVKVDHLPPANGFGPEYLTYVLWAITPDGHPQNLGELLPSGNDVSISVTTGLQSFGLMITAEPYYAVRVPSDVVVLENHVIENKTNGVVEKVNAHYTLLPRGQYISQTSGSKTVMNPITRDEKSPLELYEAHNAYRIAVNAGAEKYEPEIMAQVKQNLDSADSFDQNKHGDRKQEVTFAREVVQRSEDARISTLRKIAAEQRQAEVDARKAAELQAANSQAAAEAEAAQRARAEAETAKARARAAEAAQTAASAQQSASEAREKLRQQLNSVLTTQETARGLIVNMSDVLFDTGKYTLKPDTKVALAKVSGILMAYPSLKVQVEGHTDSVGGDDYNQKLSENRAGTVAGFLTTEGVPQDNVTAKGFGKTRPVADNTTAQGRQQNRRVELVVSGAAIGVKDSENSGAGVAANTETSKPTQTTGTSTPPSDQPH; translated from the coding sequence ATGTACGTCATTTACAGGTATACGTTCTATCCAATCCTGCTCGCCGCGGCCAGTCTGCCTCTTGCCGCCACAGCGCAGGAGCCTAACCCGACAAATACTTCCGCGGCGCAGCAGTCCCGCCCTCCGGCCGGCGCACATCTCGAAGGCGAGTACAACGGTGTTCCTCTCTACCGCGTCACCGTCGTCCAGCGTGACCTCGATGCTGTCAACTACATGCACCGCAGCGGCTCCACGACCCTCGAGCTGATGGGAACGCCACTTCTGGCCAATGCCAAAGGCAAAGCCGTTGTGAAGAGCGATAAGGGCCGCATGACGGTCGATGTCAAAGTCGATCATCTTCCGCCCGCGAACGGCTTTGGTCCGGAATATCTTACCTACGTACTGTGGGCCATCACGCCCGACGGCCATCCACAGAATCTCGGAGAACTTCTGCCGTCAGGCAATGACGTCAGCATCTCCGTCACCACCGGCCTGCAGAGCTTCGGTCTGATGATTACCGCCGAACCATACTATGCGGTCAGAGTGCCCTCGGATGTTGTAGTGCTGGAAAACCACGTTATCGAGAACAAAACCAACGGTGTGGTGGAAAAGGTCAACGCCCACTACACGCTGCTGCCGCGCGGTCAGTACATCTCTCAGACCAGCGGGTCGAAGACAGTGATGAACCCCATCACACGTGACGAAAAGAGTCCGCTGGAGCTGTACGAAGCCCATAACGCCTATCGCATTGCCGTCAATGCAGGCGCCGAGAAGTATGAACCAGAGATCATGGCGCAGGTAAAACAGAACCTCGATAGCGCCGACTCGTTCGACCAGAACAAACACGGCGACCGCAAACAGGAAGTAACCTTCGCCCGTGAGGTTGTCCAGCGCTCGGAAGATGCTCGCATCAGCACCCTGCGGAAGATCGCAGCCGAACAGCGGCAGGCTGAGGTCGATGCCCGCAAGGCAGCCGAACTGCAGGCAGCAAACTCGCAGGCAGCCGCGGAAGCCGAAGCAGCCCAGCGTGCCCGTGCTGAAGCGGAAACCGCCAAGGCCCGCGCCCGCGCGGCTGAGGCCGCCCAGACTGCGGCAAGCGCACAGCAATCCGCCTCCGAAGCCCGCGAAAAGCTGCGCCAGCAGTTGAACTCGGTCCTCACGACCCAGGAAACGGCGCGCGGTTTGATCGTCAATATGTCCGACGTGCTCTTCGACACTGGCAAGTACACACTGAAGCCTGACACCAAAGTGGCTCTCGCGAAGGTCTCCGGCATCCTGATGGCCTATCCTTCTCTGAAAGTTCAGGTGGAAGGCCATACCGACTCGGTCGGCGGTGATGACTACAACCAGAAGCTCAGCGAAAACCGGGCCGGCACGGTCGCCGGCTTCCTGACCACGGAAGGTGTTCCGCAGGACAACGTCACCGCCAAGGGCTTTGGCAAGACACGTCCTGTAGCGGACAACACTACCGCCCAGGGCCGCCAGCAGAATCGGCGCGTTGAACTGGTCGTCTCTGGCGCAGCCATCGGCGTGAAGGATTCCGAGAACTCCGGTGCCGGTGTGGCTGCCAATACCGAAACCTCCAAACCCACGCAGACGACCGGCACCTCGACCCCTCCGTCCGACCAGCCACACTGA
- a CDS encoding response regulator, whose protein sequence is MKAATSKSGAHGIGHSGLPVRIVIADDHPVVRFGVRNMLAPEHGFDVVGEAEDGDIAITQTLEHEPDILLLDLQMPRLPGLETMRAIMSRSPGVKIVLLTSAITTQQLIEALQIGARGIVLKDSVAGDLSQAVRAVAGGDYWIGGERVVNLVKALHDLMQKAAAQPERKTYGLTPRELEVVSCIVEGCSNKDIAKQFSISEETVKRHLSNVFDKTGVSTRLELALFAISHKLVQADN, encoded by the coding sequence ATGAAAGCAGCTACCTCGAAGTCTGGGGCTCACGGTATCGGGCACTCCGGACTTCCGGTCCGTATCGTGATCGCCGACGATCATCCAGTCGTGCGCTTCGGCGTGCGCAACATGCTCGCGCCCGAGCACGGATTTGACGTTGTCGGCGAAGCGGAAGATGGCGACATCGCCATCACCCAGACGCTGGAACACGAGCCTGACATCCTTCTGCTTGACCTGCAGATGCCGCGGCTTCCCGGCCTGGAGACGATGCGGGCGATCATGAGCCGTTCGCCCGGAGTCAAGATCGTCCTCCTCACCAGCGCAATCACCACGCAGCAGCTCATTGAAGCTCTACAGATCGGCGCACGCGGCATCGTCCTCAAAGACTCCGTTGCCGGAGATCTGTCGCAGGCTGTCCGTGCCGTCGCCGGCGGCGATTACTGGATCGGCGGCGAACGGGTCGTCAACCTCGTCAAGGCACTGCATGACCTGATGCAGAAGGCCGCCGCACAGCCGGAACGCAAGACCTATGGTCTTACGCCGCGTGAGCTTGAGGTCGTCTCCTGCATCGTCGAAGGCTGCAGCAACAAGGACATCGCGAAGCAGTTCTCAATCAGCGAAGAGACCGTAAAGCGCCATCTATCGAATGTCTTCGATAAGACCGGAGTCTCCACGCGCCTGGAGCTTGCCCTCTTCGCGATCTCGCACAAGCTGGTTCAAGCCGACAACTAA